Proteins co-encoded in one Gracilimonas sp. genomic window:
- a CDS encoding LacI family DNA-binding transcriptional regulator — protein sequence MNKKVTIYEVAKRAEVAISTVSRVLNGSENVSKVTKEKVEKAIEDLNFRPQVNARKLASKEPQMLAIAVPSFTTPYFNEVLKGVKDEIKKMDLDIIMYNTGSKEPEEAVQNFFDRGTADAVILLSIDVSDKVHKLIQATRTPAVLVNASHPSYDYFMLNDYKGGYLAGEHLVKQGFEKLGMITSVVESRASLQRIQGFKDALKNYKMKIDKSLFKSGDSTKHGGFTEESGFEAIYKFDKQGKFPDAIFCSNDTQAVGAIYALSKLGMKVPDDVAIMGYDNIKLSKYLELTTIDQKMYTIGVQATKRLAEIIKKPGDELYQTTINPVLVTRGSTENKKAK from the coding sequence ATGAATAAAAAAGTTACAATTTATGAGGTTGCCAAACGTGCGGAGGTTGCGATTTCTACCGTTTCGAGGGTACTTAACGGTTCGGAGAATGTATCGAAAGTAACGAAAGAGAAAGTTGAAAAAGCCATTGAAGACCTCAATTTTCGCCCGCAGGTTAATGCCCGGAAGCTTGCCAGTAAAGAGCCCCAGATGCTTGCTATTGCGGTTCCCTCTTTTACAACACCATACTTTAATGAGGTATTGAAAGGCGTTAAAGATGAGATCAAGAAAATGGATCTTGATATCATTATGTATAACACCGGGTCGAAAGAGCCTGAAGAAGCCGTTCAAAACTTTTTTGACCGGGGTACCGCTGATGCTGTAATTCTTTTATCTATTGATGTGAGCGATAAGGTACATAAACTCATTCAGGCTACCCGAACCCCGGCTGTGTTGGTGAATGCCTCCCATCCCTCCTACGATTATTTTATGCTAAATGACTACAAGGGTGGATACCTGGCCGGAGAACATCTGGTGAAGCAAGGCTTTGAGAAATTAGGCATGATTACCAGCGTGGTTGAGTCGAGAGCATCCTTACAACGTATTCAAGGTTTTAAAGATGCCCTGAAAAATTATAAGATGAAGATTGACAAATCCCTGTTCAAGAGCGGAGATTCAACCAAGCATGGTGGATTTACCGAAGAATCCGGTTTCGAAGCCATCTACAAATTTGATAAACAGGGTAAGTTTCCGGATGCTATTTTCTGCTCGAATGATACGCAGGCCGTGGGTGCTATTTATGCCCTATCAAAACTTGGGATGAAAGTTCCGGATGACGTGGCTATTATGGGGTATGATAACATCAAACTAAGTAAATACCTTGAGCTGACGACCATTGACCAGAAAATGTATACCATTGGTGTTCAGGCGACCAAGCGGTTGGCAGAGATCATCAAGAAGCCGGGTGATGAGTTATATCAAACTACTATAAATCCGGTGCTGGTTACGCGAGGTTCAACAGAAAATAAAAAGGCAAAATAA
- a CDS encoding lysophospholipid acyltransferase family protein gives MMRRLFSIWVFSYFTLLFLVFFVIILAVFIITFPFDKYRKAPNFTLSLMARCMMKASPAWKMEFEGTEKYDPSEPTIFVSNHQSFLDMAFIYHLPWKMKWVSKKSLTYIPVMGWLVWLTGHLTINRSSKTALKKLDNLVEPLKDLIPVMIFPEGTRTMDGELKPFKNGPFLLAKEYGFKLQPMVIDGGFEAMPSGSKHLKPNVRFKLRVLDALDPSDFEDMRELKDHIRLLMQQQLTELKPT, from the coding sequence ATGATGAGACGGTTATTCAGCATCTGGGTATTCAGTTATTTTACGCTGCTTTTCCTTGTTTTTTTTGTCATCATTCTGGCTGTTTTTATCATCACATTTCCATTCGATAAATACAGGAAAGCCCCGAACTTCACCCTTTCGTTAATGGCCAGATGCATGATGAAAGCCAGCCCGGCCTGGAAAATGGAGTTTGAGGGAACCGAAAAATACGATCCGTCCGAGCCGACTATTTTTGTTTCCAACCACCAGAGCTTTCTGGATATGGCCTTTATCTATCATTTGCCCTGGAAAATGAAATGGGTTTCCAAAAAAAGTCTCACCTATATTCCCGTCATGGGCTGGCTGGTTTGGCTTACGGGACACCTCACGATCAACCGTTCAAGCAAAACCGCCCTGAAGAAACTTGATAATTTGGTTGAGCCACTGAAAGACCTGATACCGGTGATGATATTTCCGGAAGGAACCCGCACAATGGATGGGGAACTTAAACCGTTCAAGAACGGGCCGTTTCTTCTTGCAAAAGAATATGGTTTCAAATTACAGCCCATGGTAATTGATGGTGGTTTCGAGGCTATGCCATCCGGTTCAAAACATTTAAAACCAAATGTTCGGTTTAAACTTAGAGTACTGGATGCCCTTGATCCTTCTGATTTTGAAGATATGAGGGAACTAAAAGACCACATCAGATTGCTTATGCAACAACAGTTAACAGAACTCAAACCTACTTGA
- the accC gene encoding acetyl-CoA carboxylase biotin carboxylase subunit has translation MADIKKVLIANRGEIALRVIHTCKELGIKTVAVYSRPDAHSPHVLHADEAVFIGEAASSESYLVIDKIIDAVKQTGADAVHPGYGFLSENAAFAERCKKENIIFIGPEPKAIRLMGDKTEARELVTQAGIPTPPGLKSELKDIEEARSVADDIGYPILVKAAAGGGGKGMRIVHKKEEFEASIKAAKSEARNAFGDDRIYIEKYLEEPRHVEFQIMADTHGNVLHVYDRECSVQRRHQKVIEEAPCALLTDELRADMAEAAIGAAKAVDYVGAGTIEFLVDKHLNFYFLEMNTRLQVEHPVTEMITGVDLVALQILVAEGKELPIKQEDLAINGHAIECRIYAEDPTENFLPSTGLLKKHRVPTGSGIRVDAGVEEGQQITINYDPMISKLSVHGPDREIARKRMLRALDEYEIAGCRTTIPFCEFTLKHPAFIEAKYDTHFVQDHFKPENMQEDQPAEDVALAASLLKFKNQSEPESEALLENGTGESALWWKNRKGN, from the coding sequence ATGGCGGATATAAAAAAAGTACTGATAGCTAATCGTGGAGAAATTGCACTTCGGGTAATTCACACCTGTAAAGAACTTGGAATAAAAACGGTGGCGGTCTATTCTCGCCCCGATGCCCATTCGCCACATGTGCTTCACGCAGACGAAGCGGTATTTATCGGGGAAGCTGCTTCCTCGGAAAGTTACCTGGTGATCGACAAGATTATTGATGCTGTAAAGCAGACCGGTGCCGACGCGGTGCATCCCGGGTATGGATTTTTGAGTGAAAACGCAGCTTTTGCAGAACGCTGTAAAAAAGAAAACATCATTTTTATAGGTCCTGAGCCCAAAGCAATCCGCCTGATGGGCGACAAAACCGAAGCCCGGGAATTGGTTACCCAAGCCGGAATTCCTACGCCTCCGGGACTTAAAAGTGAATTGAAGGATATTGAGGAAGCCCGAAGCGTAGCCGACGACATCGGCTACCCGATCCTGGTTAAAGCTGCCGCCGGTGGTGGTGGAAAAGGGATGCGCATCGTTCATAAGAAAGAAGAGTTTGAAGCGAGCATCAAAGCTGCAAAATCAGAAGCCCGAAATGCTTTTGGTGACGACCGTATCTACATAGAGAAATATCTCGAGGAACCTCGTCATGTTGAGTTCCAGATTATGGCCGACACTCACGGAAACGTGCTCCATGTGTACGACCGAGAATGCTCGGTTCAGCGTCGTCACCAAAAGGTAATAGAAGAAGCTCCATGTGCGCTATTGACTGATGAACTTAGGGCTGATATGGCCGAAGCTGCCATTGGCGCCGCCAAAGCCGTGGATTATGTGGGAGCCGGAACCATTGAATTCCTGGTAGATAAGCACCTCAATTTCTACTTCCTTGAAATGAATACGCGCCTTCAGGTAGAGCATCCGGTTACGGAAATGATTACAGGAGTAGATTTAGTTGCCCTTCAAATATTGGTAGCTGAAGGAAAAGAGCTTCCGATCAAACAGGAAGATTTAGCTATAAACGGGCATGCTATTGAGTGCAGGATTTACGCGGAAGATCCCACCGAAAACTTCCTGCCAAGTACCGGCCTTCTAAAGAAACACCGGGTACCTACCGGCTCAGGCATTCGCGTGGATGCCGGAGTGGAAGAGGGGCAGCAAATTACCATTAACTATGACCCTATGATTTCCAAGTTGAGTGTACACGGACCGGACAGGGAAATAGCCAGAAAAAGAATGCTCCGCGCGCTGGATGAATACGAGATTGCGGGATGCAGAACCACCATTCCGTTCTGTGAATTTACCCTTAAGCATCCGGCCTTCATTGAGGCAAAATATGATACACATTTTGTGCAGGATCACTTTAAGCCGGAAAACATGCAGGAAGATCAGCCTGCAGAGGATGTAGCCCTTGCCGCATCATTACTGAAATTCAAAAACCAATCAGAACCGGAGAGCGAAGCTTTGTTGGAGAACGGAACGGGAGAGTCGGCCCTTTGGTGGAAAAACAGAAAAGGAAACTAA
- a CDS encoding cupin domain-containing protein: protein MKLPVNLTDKFKLFDEYWTPKIVGELNDQYIKLAKLKGEFVWHSHDHEDELFYIVKGQLKLKFRDNKEVILKEGELYIVPAGVEHFPVAEQECWVMLIESKSTLHTGSTKAEGSVAVEDQEWI from the coding sequence ATGAAACTACCTGTAAACCTTACTGATAAGTTCAAGCTATTTGATGAGTACTGGACACCCAAGATTGTCGGAGAGTTGAATGATCAATATATCAAACTGGCTAAGCTGAAAGGCGAATTTGTGTGGCACAGCCATGACCATGAAGACGAGTTATTCTATATCGTTAAGGGACAGCTCAAGCTTAAATTCAGAGACAATAAAGAAGTCATTCTCAAAGAAGGTGAATTGTACATTGTACCGGCCGGGGTTGAGCACTTCCCTGTTGCCGAACAAGAATGCTGGGTGATGTTGATTGAATCTAAATCAACTTTGCACACCGGTTCAACCAAGGCAGAAGGTTCGGTAGCTGTAGAAGATCAAGAGTGGATTTAA
- a CDS encoding phosphoribosylaminoimidazolesuccinocarboxamide synthase has product MSSDFTTREALDHCITQTEVPELPEPYKGKVREVYPLGNDRLGIVVTDRISAFDYIMKQAIPFKGQILNQLAAFSFEKVKDIVATHIIDVPHPNVTIAKKCETVPIEVVVRGYLTGHAWRVYKAGERSLCGVEMPDGLKEHDKFPAPILTPATKAQEGHDEDISEDEILSRKIVEPDLWNEIKEAAFRLFERGTQVAAEQGLILVDTKYEFGLYNGELTLIDEVHTTDSSRYFYKDGYEERQANGEPQKQLSKEFLREWLMEHDFQGLDGQTLPDLPDEFRMEVYHRYAELFEMLTGSKFEPLLEKNFNRTLAEILK; this is encoded by the coding sequence TTGAGTTCTGATTTTACTACCCGGGAAGCCCTGGACCATTGCATCACCCAAACAGAAGTACCTGAACTTCCCGAACCATACAAAGGCAAAGTTCGTGAAGTGTATCCTTTAGGAAATGACAGGCTTGGAATTGTGGTTACCGACCGAATTTCAGCTTTTGATTACATCATGAAGCAGGCTATTCCTTTTAAAGGACAGATTCTAAACCAACTTGCGGCTTTTTCTTTTGAGAAGGTAAAGGATATTGTAGCCACTCATATCATTGACGTTCCACACCCTAATGTGACCATCGCCAAAAAATGCGAAACGGTTCCCATAGAAGTGGTCGTCCGCGGTTACTTGACAGGACATGCATGGCGAGTGTATAAAGCCGGTGAGCGAAGCCTTTGTGGAGTAGAAATGCCCGACGGACTGAAAGAGCACGACAAATTCCCTGCCCCCATCCTAACTCCGGCCACCAAAGCACAGGAAGGCCATGATGAGGATATTTCTGAAGATGAAATCCTTTCGCGCAAAATTGTTGAACCTGATCTTTGGAATGAAATCAAGGAAGCAGCATTCCGACTGTTTGAGCGCGGAACCCAAGTAGCAGCCGAACAGGGGCTTATTCTTGTAGACACCAAATATGAATTTGGCCTGTATAACGGCGAACTGACATTGATTGACGAGGTGCATACCACCGACTCCTCCCGGTATTTTTATAAAGACGGGTATGAGGAGCGACAGGCTAACGGCGAACCGCAAAAACAGTTATCTAAAGAATTTTTACGCGAATGGTTGATGGAACATGATTTTCAGGGACTGGATGGACAAACCCTCCCCGACCTCCCTGATGAATTCCGTATGGAAGTTTATCATCGGTATGCCGAGCTGTTCGAAATGCTGACGGGTAGCAAATTTGAACCGCTACTGGAAAAAAACTTCAACCGCACTTTAGCTGAGATTCTGAAATGA
- the murQ gene encoding N-acetylmuramic acid 6-phosphate etherase, which produces MNSTEEKKKLFKKLENLATEKRNSSTLEIDLASAGEIARLINAEDQKVALQVEKKLDVIADVIELVSDAFQMGGRLLYFGAGTSGRLGVLDAAECPPTFGTPPEQVEGFIAGGEAAMFVAQEGAEDSEEIGAEAVEEAKVAPPDVICGLAASGRTPYVHGAIKEAAKRGCKTILVTTVPAEQIDLDVDYLIDVPVGPEVIMGSTRMKSGTAQKMVLNMITTGAMIRQGKIYENVMVDLMLSNKKLEERAKRILMIFSEVDYETAEALLNEADGHVKTALLMALGNLNAEDAKKLLKQNDGFVRKALLGISEG; this is translated from the coding sequence TTGAATTCTACAGAAGAGAAGAAAAAGCTATTCAAGAAACTCGAAAACTTAGCTACAGAGAAGAGAAATTCGTCAACACTAGAAATTGACTTGGCTTCAGCCGGCGAAATTGCCCGATTGATAAATGCTGAAGACCAGAAAGTGGCCCTTCAGGTCGAAAAAAAGCTGGATGTAATTGCTGATGTCATAGAGTTGGTTAGCGATGCATTCCAGATGGGAGGGCGTTTGCTTTATTTCGGAGCCGGCACCAGTGGAAGGCTGGGAGTGCTTGATGCAGCTGAATGTCCGCCTACTTTTGGTACACCGCCTGAGCAGGTTGAAGGGTTTATAGCCGGGGGAGAAGCCGCTATGTTTGTAGCTCAGGAGGGTGCGGAAGATTCAGAGGAGATCGGAGCTGAAGCTGTTGAAGAGGCCAAAGTTGCTCCACCTGATGTAATTTGTGGTCTGGCGGCCAGTGGCCGCACTCCCTATGTACACGGAGCCATTAAAGAAGCAGCGAAGCGCGGATGTAAAACTATTTTGGTGACCACCGTGCCGGCCGAACAAATTGATCTTGATGTAGATTATCTGATTGACGTACCGGTTGGACCTGAAGTGATTATGGGAAGCACCCGTATGAAAAGCGGAACGGCTCAAAAGATGGTGCTTAATATGATTACAACCGGGGCGATGATCAGACAGGGGAAAATTTATGAGAACGTGATGGTTGATCTTATGCTTTCCAATAAGAAATTGGAAGAGCGTGCAAAACGCATCTTAATGATTTTCTCGGAAGTTGATTACGAAACCGCTGAAGCGCTTTTGAATGAGGCAGATGGGCATGTAAAAACGGCCTTATTGATGGCTTTGGGTAACCTTAATGCGGAGGATGCCAAAAAGCTGCTAAAACAAAACGACGGATTTGTTAGAAAAGCACTTTTAGGTATCAGTGAAGGATGA
- the metH gene encoding methionine synthase, whose translation MQSLPLKLSGLEPLIITKNSNFVNVGERTNVTGSRTFLNYIKNNEYDNALKVALDQVQGGAQILDVNVDEGMLDSAQEMTHFLNLIASDPDIARIPIMVDSSKWEVILAGLKCLQGKGVVNSISLKDGEEEFLRRAKIIRRFGAAVICMAFDEEGQADTLPRRKEICGRAYKLLTEEVGFDQSDIILDPNIFPVATGMDEHRRNAIDFFLAAKWIRENLPGAHVIGGVSNVSFSFRGNNRVREAIHSAFLYHGIQHGMDMGIVNPTQLEVYDDIPKELLERVEDVLFDRRDDATERLLEIAEEYKGESTSTQKKTSDEWRNKPVEERLSHSLVKGINEYVEEDAEEARVKYGSPLEVIEGPLMDGMNVVGDLFGSGKMFLPQVVKSARVMKQAVAYLTPYLEEEKAKNKDTSEQPKILLATVKGDVHDIGKNIVSVVLACNNYNVVDLGVMVPADKILDEAEKHNVDAIGLSGLITPSLDEMIHVAREMKKRKMDLPLLIGGATTSRLHTAVKIDPEYDGSIIHVLDASRAVSIAGDVISKKRRNGVRLEVKKEYEELRKQHESRQNRKELLSYEEAKANKVDIDWDGYKPPKPSFLGTKTFEDYPISELRNYIDWSPFFRTWMLTGKYPDILKDEEVGEQAQSLFDDAQVLIDRIVEEDLLQAKAVIGFYPANSYGDDIKLYEDENRSKQKSAFHFLRQQSKKRTGQSNSCLSDFIVPEQTGIPDYIGFFAVTAGLGIEAIIDEYKKVNDDYNVILVKAVADRLAEAFAERMHERVRKEFWGYSDEENFSNEELIAESYSGIRPAPGYPACPDHTEKRILFDLLEVEKNAEIELTESFAMYPASSVSGIYFSHPDSRYFRVGNIGEDQVIDYAERKSSTKEEVEKWLSPILDYEPTKE comes from the coding sequence ATGCAATCATTACCTCTAAAGTTAAGCGGACTTGAACCTCTGATCATAACAAAAAACTCCAATTTTGTAAATGTAGGAGAGCGTACAAATGTAACGGGTTCAAGAACTTTTCTTAATTACATAAAAAATAATGAATATGATAATGCGCTGAAGGTAGCCCTTGATCAGGTGCAGGGCGGGGCACAGATCCTGGACGTCAATGTGGATGAAGGAATGCTGGATAGTGCACAGGAAATGACTCACTTTCTGAACCTGATTGCCTCCGATCCGGATATTGCCCGAATTCCGATTATGGTGGATTCCTCAAAGTGGGAAGTAATCCTGGCCGGACTCAAATGCCTGCAGGGGAAAGGTGTCGTAAATTCTATCAGCCTTAAGGATGGTGAAGAGGAGTTCCTTCGCAGGGCAAAAATTATTCGCCGTTTTGGAGCGGCTGTAATTTGTATGGCTTTTGATGAAGAGGGGCAGGCCGATACTTTACCCAGACGTAAGGAGATCTGTGGGCGTGCATATAAATTACTGACGGAAGAAGTAGGATTTGATCAGTCAGACATTATTCTTGATCCGAACATCTTTCCTGTTGCAACAGGAATGGATGAGCATCGCCGGAATGCCATTGACTTTTTTCTGGCTGCCAAATGGATTCGTGAAAACCTCCCCGGAGCTCATGTAATAGGTGGGGTCAGCAATGTATCGTTCTCTTTCCGAGGGAATAACCGGGTTCGTGAAGCTATTCACTCCGCTTTTCTGTATCACGGCATTCAGCACGGTATGGACATGGGAATTGTGAATCCGACTCAGCTTGAAGTATATGATGATATTCCGAAAGAGTTGCTTGAACGAGTGGAAGACGTGCTCTTTGACAGAAGAGATGATGCCACCGAGCGCCTGCTTGAAATTGCCGAAGAATACAAAGGTGAATCTACCTCAACCCAAAAGAAAACCAGTGATGAATGGCGAAATAAGCCGGTTGAAGAGCGTCTGAGTCATTCACTGGTAAAAGGGATTAATGAATATGTGGAAGAGGATGCAGAGGAAGCTCGTGTGAAATATGGGAGTCCGCTGGAAGTAATCGAAGGCCCGCTTATGGATGGTATGAATGTAGTGGGCGATCTGTTTGGTTCCGGTAAAATGTTTCTCCCGCAGGTTGTGAAAAGTGCCCGGGTGATGAAGCAGGCCGTTGCCTATCTGACGCCATACCTGGAAGAGGAAAAGGCTAAAAATAAAGACACCAGTGAGCAACCCAAGATTCTTTTAGCCACGGTTAAGGGAGATGTGCATGACATTGGTAAGAATATCGTAAGCGTGGTTTTGGCGTGTAATAACTACAATGTGGTGGACCTTGGGGTTATGGTTCCGGCTGACAAGATTCTTGATGAAGCCGAGAAACATAATGTTGATGCCATTGGTCTAAGTGGATTGATCACGCCTTCGCTGGATGAAATGATCCATGTAGCCCGGGAGATGAAGAAAAGAAAGATGGATCTGCCCTTGCTCATTGGCGGAGCGACGACCTCACGACTCCATACGGCTGTTAAGATTGATCCAGAGTATGATGGCTCCATTATTCACGTACTGGATGCTTCAAGAGCGGTTTCGATTGCCGGAGACGTGATCAGTAAAAAACGTAGGAATGGCGTTCGGTTGGAGGTGAAGAAAGAGTATGAGGAACTTCGGAAACAGCATGAAAGCCGGCAGAACCGAAAAGAACTGCTCAGCTATGAAGAAGCTAAAGCCAACAAGGTTGATATTGACTGGGACGGTTATAAGCCTCCAAAACCCTCATTCTTGGGTACTAAGACATTTGAGGATTACCCGATTTCAGAGTTAAGGAATTACATTGACTGGTCTCCCTTTTTTAGGACGTGGATGCTTACCGGAAAATATCCGGATATCCTTAAAGATGAAGAAGTGGGAGAACAGGCACAGTCTCTTTTTGATGATGCTCAAGTACTCATCGATCGCATTGTGGAAGAAGATTTATTACAAGCAAAAGCTGTTATAGGCTTCTATCCTGCAAATAGTTACGGAGATGATATAAAGCTGTATGAAGATGAGAATCGATCTAAGCAGAAAAGCGCATTCCACTTTTTAAGGCAGCAAAGCAAGAAGAGAACGGGGCAATCCAATTCTTGTCTTTCGGATTTTATCGTACCGGAACAAACAGGAATCCCTGACTACATTGGGTTCTTTGCTGTTACGGCCGGGCTGGGTATTGAAGCCATCATCGATGAATACAAAAAAGTGAATGATGATTACAATGTGATCTTGGTTAAAGCTGTCGCTGATCGACTCGCTGAAGCATTCGCCGAACGGATGCATGAACGAGTCCGAAAAGAATTTTGGGGCTATTCAGACGAAGAGAACTTCAGTAATGAGGAACTAATCGCTGAATCGTATTCTGGAATTCGACCTGCGCCCGGGTATCCCGCCTGTCCTGATCACACCGAAAAACGCATTTTATTTGATTTGCTGGAGGTAGAAAAAAATGCAGAAATCGAACTCACCGAATCATTTGCTATGTATCCGGCATCCTCGGTAAGCGGTATTTACTTCTCTCATCCTGATTCCCGGTATTTCCGTGTGGGAAACATTGGTGAAGACCAGGTTATTGATTACGCTGAACGAAAATCATCTACAAAAGAGGAAGTCGAAAAGTGGCTTTCTCCAATTTTAGACTACGAGCCTACGAAAGAATGA
- a CDS encoding squalene/phytoene synthase family protein: MITNIFRIPYYVIRPLYERTSFHKSVIEDLQDDQLKGAYSHCRRITKKHAKTFYMATRFLPNEKQRGIFAIYGLCRYLDDLVDEAEDLIHNQRITVDQVDEKLEMFKQRLIDVYEGRIVDDPILTAFSDTLKKYQISMDLPFLLMDGVKTDLVKSRFKDFEEVYDYSYKVASVVGLMTSEVFGYVDDKALDYAVDLGIAMQLTNILRDIGEDLRRGRIYIPQNELEEYGIKEDDLFSYSLDKKFKSLMEFQIKRAREYYAKADKGIALLSSDSRLPVYLARHNYGRILDKIEQNDYNVFDHRAFLNYTEKLSILPKAFIDLNTAG; encoded by the coding sequence ATGATTACCAATATCTTCCGCATACCATATTATGTAATACGCCCGCTGTACGAGCGAACTTCATTCCACAAGTCTGTGATTGAAGATCTGCAAGACGATCAGCTAAAGGGAGCTTACTCCCATTGCAGGCGTATCACAAAAAAGCATGCCAAGACTTTTTATATGGCTACACGCTTTCTGCCAAATGAGAAGCAGCGGGGAATTTTTGCCATCTATGGCTTATGCCGGTATCTCGATGATTTGGTTGATGAAGCTGAAGATCTGATTCACAACCAAAGGATTACAGTAGATCAGGTGGATGAAAAGCTGGAGATGTTTAAACAACGCCTGATCGATGTGTATGAAGGAAGGATTGTGGACGACCCGATTCTTACCGCTTTTTCTGACACGCTCAAGAAATATCAAATTTCAATGGATCTCCCTTTTCTGCTGATGGACGGGGTGAAGACAGATTTAGTAAAAAGCCGATTCAAGGATTTTGAGGAAGTATATGATTACTCCTACAAAGTAGCCTCCGTAGTTGGATTGATGACCAGCGAGGTTTTCGGATATGTGGACGACAAAGCTTTGGATTATGCGGTTGATCTTGGTATTGCCATGCAGCTGACCAATATTTTACGTGACATTGGGGAAGATTTACGTCGCGGCCGCATATACATCCCGCAAAATGAGCTTGAGGAATATGGGATAAAGGAAGATGACCTGTTCTCTTATTCGCTCGATAAAAAATTCAAAAGCCTGATGGAATTCCAGATTAAGAGGGCACGGGAATATTATGCTAAGGCCGACAAAGGAATTGCACTGCTCTCAAGCGACAGCCGGTTGCCGGTATATCTCGCCCGTCACAACTATGGCCGCATCCTCGACAAAATTGAGCAGAACGATTACAATGTGTTTGATCATCGCGCCTTCCTCAATTACACCGAAAAACTCTCCATTTTACCCAAGGCTTTCATTGATTTGAATACAGCCGGTTAA
- a CDS encoding methylenetetrahydrofolate reductase, protein MKVTEHIEKANGDTLFSFEVLPPLKGQNIRSLFDHMDPLMEFNPPFVDVTYHREEFVYKKRENGLLERKTVRKRPGTVGICAAIQNHYKVDAVPHIICGGFTKEDTENALIDLNFLGIDNVLLIQGDTRKPEREFKPEPGGHAYASELIEQVVDLNNGVYLDEELENAKPSDFCIGVAGYPEKHFAAPNMQTDLKYLKLKQDIGGDYIVTQMFFDNKCYFDFVEKCREAGITLPIIPGLKPITSKKQLTILPQLFHVDLPMELSKAIEECKTKEEVVQVGIEWTIQQSRELMAFGVPSLHYYSMGKSTSVYEVAKELF, encoded by the coding sequence ATGAAAGTAACTGAACACATTGAAAAAGCGAACGGTGATACGCTGTTCTCATTTGAAGTTTTACCGCCACTGAAGGGGCAAAATATCCGGTCCTTATTTGATCATATGGATCCGTTGATGGAGTTTAATCCACCTTTTGTGGATGTAACCTACCACCGCGAAGAGTTTGTGTACAAGAAGCGGGAAAACGGGCTTCTAGAGCGAAAAACAGTTCGTAAACGTCCTGGTACTGTAGGGATTTGTGCTGCCATTCAAAATCATTATAAGGTGGATGCCGTGCCGCATATCATCTGTGGTGGCTTCACTAAAGAAGATACCGAGAACGCACTGATAGACCTGAATTTTCTGGGAATAGATAATGTGCTGCTTATTCAGGGTGATACCCGCAAGCCGGAAAGGGAGTTCAAACCGGAGCCGGGCGGACATGCCTACGCATCAGAATTGATAGAGCAGGTAGTGGATTTGAATAACGGGGTTTACCTGGATGAAGAGCTGGAAAACGCCAAGCCCTCGGATTTCTGTATCGGGGTTGCCGGCTATCCGGAAAAACATTTTGCGGCTCCAAACATGCAAACAGATTTAAAATACCTGAAGCTGAAACAGGATATCGGGGGAGATTACATTGTTACCCAAATGTTCTTCGATAACAAGTGCTATTTCGACTTTGTGGAAAAATGCAGGGAAGCCGGTATCACCTTACCAATTATCCCGGGGCTAAAGCCTATTACTTCCAAAAAGCAGCTCACCATCTTACCTCAGCTCTTTCATGTGGATTTACCCATGGAGCTTTCCAAAGCCATTGAAGAGTGTAAAACTAAAGAAGAGGTTGTTCAGGTTGGGATTGAGTGGACCATTCAGCAGTCCAGGGAATTGATGGCGTTTGGTGTTCCCAGTCTCCACTACTATTCCATGGGGAAATCAACTTCGGTGTATGAGGTGGCTAAAGAGTTGTTTTGA